In Flavobacterium sp. GSB-24, the genomic window GTATTTGACGAATCTTAGTATCGATAATAATGTTGTAGATGCAATCGGGATTTTTAAAAGCGAATTGCAGGCAGACTTTTTACAGTTTGAAGAAAAAAACAGCAATCTTGAAATGATTTTACAGCAGGGTATCAACTTAAATAAATTGGATAAAGGCTGTTTGATTTTCAATTATAAAAAAGAAGAAGGTTATAAAATTCTAACTGTCGACAGTAACCGTTATGATGCTCGTTACTGGTTAGAGCACTTTTTATCGGTTGATGCTTTTGAAGATGAAAATTTCATCACTAAAAAATATTTAAAATTCTGTCAAAACTTCGCAAAAGATGTGGTTTTGCCAGCAGAAGATAAGAAAGAGGAAGTAATGTTTATGAACCGATCTGTGAATTATTTCGCTAAAAATGATCAGTTTGAAGAGCAGAATTTCTTGAATGAAGTATTAGATAATCCAGACTTAATTCCTGAATTCAAAAATTATAAAGTTGATAAAGGAGAAAAATACAGCATCGAAGATGTAACCTCATTCCCAATTGCCAACGCAGCAGTTTCTGACGCAAGAAAATCGATTAAAAACGTTATTAATTTGGATACACATATTCAGATTAAAATGGATTTTATTAATCCTGAAAGCGCAGAAAAATTTGTTGAAAAAGGATGGGATGAAGAAAAACAAATGTATTACTACTTAGTTTACTTCAACAAAGAAGAAAAAAGCTAAGAAGTTTTCATTTTCTATTACTTACTGATAAAAAACCTCAAAGCTTTGGCTTTGAGGTTTTTTGCTTAAAGATAAATTTTATACTTTCATAGACGAAAGAAATCATAAAATGTCGATCATTCTTAATTTATCATTAATTTTGCATTAAAAATAAACTAAGATGGATATTCAATTTTTTAAAGAAAGTCCCTTCACCACCATTATATCATTTCATAAGCTGATTGAATCTTTTGAAGAAATTGCTTTATCAGACGTTGATTACAGATCGAATTACGCAAAAGCTATTTTAAAACAAATTGAATCTATCCCGGAATTAAGAACTGGGATTCAAGATTATTCGGTTATTAAAGATAATGAAGCTTTAATTAAAAATATTTTAGCCGATTTATTCCCAACAGCTTTAACGCAAAACGAAATAAAAGCGGTTACAATTCCATTTCAAAACATCTCCTTCAATTATACAGAACGTTTCAAAAAAATTCTAAAAAACGCTGGAGACGAATTTTATATGGAAATTCGTGATTTCGACGAGCATCAATTTTACATTAATAACTGCTGTTTGATTTTGAGCAGTTACTATAAACAACATATCGATTTCAACAAACCATTTTTCTATGATATTCCAGACGAAAGCGGTGTCGAAAAACATTATCGTATTTTGTACAATGCAGATTTCATGGAAATTATTCCGACTGAAAATGCTATTGCGTTAACTCAGGAAGATATCGATCAGCTGATTGATAATTACGGCGATATTAATCTGTGGAAATCTAAATTCCCAAAAGGAAGCTGGATCTTAAGAGGTTTCGGAATTGTTTCTTTATTTGATGCTACAACAGAAAGTGCCATTTCTACATTGAAAAGTAATTTGTTGAAACCTGGAGCTAAAACAGTTACTACAGATCAGGAAGTTTCTAATATTTTCCAGTCTATTTTTAATCTTCCAAAATTAAAAGTTGGGTTTATTATTTACAATCCTGAAGAAGAAAAATTTATTAGACCGGCAAAATACGAAAACCAGCTTAAAAGTTTTTTACTTTCTGCCGATCAGGAAGTCGATTGTAAAAATGCTTTTTTTGGATGTTCATTTGAAAATTTATTAGATAATAAAGAACCTTTTGTGATTTCTAATGTTACTAAATTTACAGAAGAATCGACCAATAAAAGACTGGGAGAGCATCTTTTATCGCAAAACATTAACAGCTGTATTTTTGCTCCCGTTATTAGAAACGGACATTTACTGGGTGTTGTCGAATTGGTTTCTGAAAATCCAAGAGATTTAAATAGTGTGAATGCTACAAAACTAGAATTAGTACTTCCGTATTTAACTGATACAATTGATCGCTACAATACAGACATGCAGCATCAGGTTGAAGCAATTATTCAACGTGAGTACACGACAATTCACCCAAGTGTTTACTGGAAATTCAAAAAAGAATCGCAGAACTATTTTCAAAATTTAAATCATACAAAAGATTATATTTTTAAAGAGATTGTATTTAAAAATGTGTTTCCGCTTTATGGACAAATTGATATTAAAAGTTCTTCAGAACACCGAAATGAAACGGTAAAAACTGATTTAAAAAGCCAGCTTACAGCTCTTTTAGAAATTTTCGAAAATCAGGATCCGAATTCTAATTTGGTTCTTTTGGAACAAAGAAAATTTGAATTAGAATCCCTTCGAAGTGAATTAGATTTCCCTCTAAAAGCTGATACGGAACAGCATATCCAACGTTATATCGAAGAAGAAATTCACCCGATCCTTAAAAACACAAAAAGCAACGCTAAAAACGAAAAATTAGAAAAACTTTACTTTGAAAGTCTGGACGAAAAAACAGGAATGTTTTATCAGGAAAGAAAGAAATTTGACAATGCAATGTCAATCATTAATAAAAGACTGGCAACGGTTTTAGATAAAAAACAAGTTGAAGCGCAGCAAATTTATCCGCATTATTACGAGCGTTTTAAAACGGATGGTGTGGAACACAATTTGTATATCGGAGCTTCAATTTCACCAACCAAACCATTTGATATTATGTACCTGCATAATCTTCGTTTGTGGCAGTTGCAGACTTTATGCGAAATGGAATTGGAGCATCATGAACTTAAGGAATCACTTCCTTATGAATTAGATGTGACGTCATTGATTCTGGTTTTCAGTTCTCCGCTTTCAATTCGTTTTAGAATGGATGAAAAACGCTTTGATGTGGACGGAACTTATAATGCAAGATATGAAGTCGTTAAAAAACGAATTGACAAATCGAACATTAAAGGAACAAACGAAAGAATTACTGAAAAAGAAAAAATCACAATTGTTTATTCTCAAAACAGCGAAGAAGCAGAATATTTAAAATATATTAAATACTTACAGCACAAGAAAATTCTTGAACCTTCGATAGAACAATTTGAAGTTGAAGATCTTCAAGGTGTTTCTGGTTTGAGAGCTATTCGTGTCAAAGTGATCAATAACAATTCAAATCCAGGAGTAAAAAAGATTACTTATCAAGATTTATTAGATGAGCTCAACTAAAAGTTGAGCTTTTTTTTTTGCAATACAGATGAAACTGATTCGCTATGGCGAAAACGCTTATGGACGCAGATTGATTTTTTAGGTTAAATTAAAAATCCGTTTTATCAGCGTTTTCGCGATAGCAAATCCGTAAAATCAGTGTCTAAATATTTTTGAATTTTAAATAGATTTAAAAGCGATCACAAACGCGATTACCGTGATAATTAATCCGAACATGAAAAAATTGTAGGCAATTCGAAGTAAATTATATTTTCGCTGTAAAACCAATCCGAGGTAATACAAATCTTTGATCATTGTAGAATATAAGTAATCTCTATCCTTCATCATTTCGTTCATTGCCCAATCGTAATCTTCAAGAGGCATTTTATAGAAATTTCCAAAGAACATTAAATTCACTTTTTTTGCTTCTACGTCATTACGTGTAAAAAATCCAGAAGTTACTTTTGGACGTGTGGATAGAATCGCAAAAATAATTGTAATAACACTAGACATCAGCATTATAAATGTCGGAATAACCAAATGGGCATTTTTCGGACTATCTAATTTTGGAATTATAGAGGATAATGCAATTGAAATTATAATCGCATTTACAGACAATAAAATATTAGCTTTACTATCGGCGATTCCGCTCAAACGGGTATGATTCCCAAGTGTAACACGAAATAAAGTATCAATACCACGATCTGGTTTTTCTAATTTTTCTTTCTTTTTATTTTCTTCTTCAATCGCCGCTGCCGCCTTCAACTCCTGTTTATTTATTTTTTTCTGAATAAGAAGCAGGTTTTTTTCTTTTAAAGGCTGCCATTTTTTCAATGCATAATCAGTATAAAAGCGGTGCTTATTCAATAAAAAATTCAAATTTTCTCTGGTCCATTCGGCATTAGAAAAATTTACTATTCCAGTATTTTTTAGCTCCAAACGCAATAATTCACAAGTTGTAGCGTATTCTTCTCCCATTAAATGAGCATAATCTGCGTCTCTAATGATCTTTTCTAAATGAGTTTTGGGTACGTACTCTTTAACTGTTGCCAAAATCAAACTCGAAACAAGCGCAATAAAATCCTCTGATTTTCCTTTTTCGCGTAAAAAGTCGGCCGCTATTTTAGCACTCGTTTTTTCATGATTGTCATATCCTTCAACATATCCAGCATCGTGAAACCATGCTGCAACCAGAAGTGCTTCTTTATCATCACCTTCCACATCTTCTTTTTTACACAGTTCTTTTACCGCAGAAACTACGGTGAAAGTATGGTTAAAATTATGATAAGAATATAAATTAGAAAGTTTATCTTTGAGTAAATTACTGACGAAATCTTCGGATTGTTCTATTAGATTCATAAAGAATATTTTTATACCACTAAATTATGAAATTGTTTTTGGATAATCATTTTATTGCTAAGATTAAAAACTATTCATTAGCAATTATTACTATATCATTGATCAATTCTTGTGCTACACATAAGCCGCAATATGGCAAAAATGTAAGCGCAAACGAAAATGAAAACGCAACAGATACCATAAAAATTGCGCAAACATTTTATCTTGTCGGCGATGCTGGAAATGCCGATGAAGCACAAGCGCAGCAAACGCTTGAACTTTTACACAAAAGACTGAAGAAAGCTAACAAGAAATCGACCTTACTCTTTTTAGGCGATAACATTTATCCGAAAGGTTTTCCCAGCGATAATAAATCGGGAGACAAAGCTTTAGCAGAAACAAAACTTACAAATCAGTTAAAATTAGCAGATGGTTTTAAGGGAAAAACTATTTTTATTCCTGGAAATCATGATTGGTACAGCGGTATAAAAGGGCTGGAACTTCAGGCTGATTTTGTAACGAAGCATCTCAATGACAAAAAAGCATTTATGCCCAGAAAGTCATGTCCAATCGAAGATGTAAAAATTGACAGTACTACAACGTTAGTAACTATTGACAGCGAATGGTTTCTAGAAGATTGGGATAATCACCCGACAATAAATGATAATTGTGATATTAAAACCAGAGAAGCATTTTTTGATGAACTGGAAAATATTTTAAATAAAAATCAAGAAAAAACAGTTGTTCTGGCAATTCACCACCCATTGTTAAGCAATGGAACTCATGGCGGACAATTTTCACTAGAAAAACAATTATTTCCGCTGGAGAAAAAAATTCCGCTTCCTATAATTGGATCTTTTATTAATTTACTCCGAAAGACATCTGGTGTAAGTCCGCAGGATATTCAAAATAAACAATATACAATTTATGCCAAAAGAATAAAGACGCTCTTGCAAAAGCAGAAAAATGTAATTGTAGTTTCTGGGCATGATCATAACCTTCAATTCATCAGCAAAGAAAATATTCAGCAGATTATTAGTGGTGCTGGCTCAAAATCTGAAGCAGCACGAGCGATAAACGAAAATGATTTTTCTTATGGAGGAAATGGTTATGCAACCTTAACTTTATTTAAAAGCGGCGATGCCAAAGTCTCTTTCTACGGAAATGACAACAATAAAGAAAAACTGCTGTTTGAACGTGAAATTATAAAGGCAAAAGAAATTAATTGGGCTTCAGATATTCCAAATAGTTACCCTGCAAAAATTACAACTTCTATTTACTCAGAGAAGATGACCAATAAAAGTTTGTTTCATAAATTTTTATTTGGGCAGCATTACAGAAAATATTACAGCATGCCAATTGAGGCAAAAGTTGCAACTGTAGACACTTTAATGGGCGGCCTGAAACCTATTCGCGAAGGCGGCGGACATCAATCTGTTTCTTTAAGAATGTCTGATCCTAAAGGCCGTGAATATGTCATGCGAGGCATGAAAAAAAGTGCAACTGTATTTTTACAATCTGTTGCTTTTAAAGATCAATATGTAGTAAATGATTTTGAAGACACATACGCAGAAAATTTCTTGTTTGATTTTTACACCACTTCTCATCCTTACGCTCCGTTTGTAATTGGAAGCATGTCTGATCAAATTGGTCTTTTGCACACTAATCCAGTTTTATATTATATTCCGAGACAGAAAGGTTTAGGTGAATTTAATTCTGGTTTTGGAGATCAATTGTATATGGTTGAAGAAAGACCTGCTGATAATCATCTGGATGGAAAAAATTTCGGAAATCCAAGTAATATAATTGGTACAGATGATCTGATGACCAATCTTCATAAGGATGAAAAATATTCGGTTGATGAAAAAGAATATATAAAAGCCCGTTTGTTTGATATGCTTATTGGCGATTGGGACAGACATAGCGATCAATGGCGCTGGGCAGAATATAAAAAAGATGGTAAAGTAATCTACAAACCGATTCCTAGAGATCGTGATCAAGCTTTTGCGAAATATGATGGAACTTTGCTTTCCTTATTAATGAACATTCCTGCGCTTCGTCATATGCGAACTTTTAAGTATAAAATTGACAATGTAAAATGGTTAAGCAGGGAACCTTATCCAATGGATCTGGCTTTTTTAAGAACTTCTGGAGAAAAAGAATGGATTGAGCAGGCAAAATTTATTCAGGAAAATTTATCTGACACCGAAATTGAAAATGCTTTCAAAAAAATGCCAAAAGAAGTTCAGGATGGAACTGTTAATGAAATTATAGCCAAACTGAAAAACAGAAAAAGAGAACTTCAAAAATATGCATCACGTTATTCTGATGTTCTAAGCAAAACGGTTATGATTGCTGGAACTGATAAGAAAGACAAATTTGTATTGAACCACAATGCTAAAAAAAGTATTGAAATTCAGGTTTTCAGGGTTAAAAAAGAAGGTGACGAATTACAATATTCAAAAACAGTAACTGATGCTAAAACCAAAAATTTATGGATTTATGGTTTAGATGATAATGATATTTTTGAAGTAAAAGGAGATCAGAAATCGAAAATTAAAGTTCGCTTAATAGGCGGCCAAAACAATGATACTTATAATATCGAAAACGGAAGAAAGGTTATTGTTTACGATTTTAAATCAAAAGAAAATACTTATAATTTAGATTCAAAAACTCAAACGCAGTTAACTGA contains:
- a CDS encoding nucleoid-associated protein gives rise to the protein MINLFNTHIETLSIHRVGNKSRNEAIFLSEQPFNLNDEIVPLIKEFFFKPFREKEENYYQFAHEVDLDYNDMFKYATEIFANPANVHEVSKNITKHLYEQSNHPHIKNGEVYVTYLTNLSIDNNVVDAIGIFKSELQADFLQFEEKNSNLEMILQQGINLNKLDKGCLIFNYKKEEGYKILTVDSNRYDARYWLEHFLSVDAFEDENFITKKYLKFCQNFAKDVVLPAEDKKEEVMFMNRSVNYFAKNDQFEEQNFLNEVLDNPDLIPEFKNYKVDKGEKYSIEDVTSFPIANAAVSDARKSIKNVINLDTHIQIKMDFINPESAEKFVEKGWDEEKQMYYYLVYFNKEEKS
- a CDS encoding GAF domain-containing protein — encoded protein: MDIQFFKESPFTTIISFHKLIESFEEIALSDVDYRSNYAKAILKQIESIPELRTGIQDYSVIKDNEALIKNILADLFPTALTQNEIKAVTIPFQNISFNYTERFKKILKNAGDEFYMEIRDFDEHQFYINNCCLILSSYYKQHIDFNKPFFYDIPDESGVEKHYRILYNADFMEIIPTENAIALTQEDIDQLIDNYGDINLWKSKFPKGSWILRGFGIVSLFDATTESAISTLKSNLLKPGAKTVTTDQEVSNIFQSIFNLPKLKVGFIIYNPEEEKFIRPAKYENQLKSFLLSADQEVDCKNAFFGCSFENLLDNKEPFVISNVTKFTEESTNKRLGEHLLSQNINSCIFAPVIRNGHLLGVVELVSENPRDLNSVNATKLELVLPYLTDTIDRYNTDMQHQVEAIIQREYTTIHPSVYWKFKKESQNYFQNLNHTKDYIFKEIVFKNVFPLYGQIDIKSSSEHRNETVKTDLKSQLTALLEIFENQDPNSNLVLLEQRKFELESLRSELDFPLKADTEQHIQRYIEEEIHPILKNTKSNAKNEKLEKLYFESLDEKTGMFYQERKKFDNAMSIINKRLATVLDKKQVEAQQIYPHYYERFKTDGVEHNLYIGASISPTKPFDIMYLHNLRLWQLQTLCEMELEHHELKESLPYELDVTSLILVFSSPLSIRFRMDEKRFDVDGTYNARYEVVKKRIDKSNIKGTNERITEKEKITIVYSQNSEEAEYLKYIKYLQHKKILEPSIEQFEVEDLQGVSGLRAIRVKVINNNSNPGVKKITYQDLLDELN
- a CDS encoding Pycsar system effector family protein, encoding MNLIEQSEDFVSNLLKDKLSNLYSYHNFNHTFTVVSAVKELCKKEDVEGDDKEALLVAAWFHDAGYVEGYDNHEKTSAKIAADFLREKGKSEDFIALVSSLILATVKEYVPKTHLEKIIRDADYAHLMGEEYATTCELLRLELKNTGIVNFSNAEWTRENLNFLLNKHRFYTDYALKKWQPLKEKNLLLIQKKINKQELKAAAAIEEENKKKEKLEKPDRGIDTLFRVTLGNHTRLSGIADSKANILLSVNAIIISIALSSIIPKLDSPKNAHLVIPTFIMLMSSVITIIFAILSTRPKVTSGFFTRNDVEAKKVNLMFFGNFYKMPLEDYDWAMNEMMKDRDYLYSTMIKDLYYLGLVLQRKYNLLRIAYNFFMFGLIITVIAFVIAFKSI
- a CDS encoding metallophosphoesterase gives rise to the protein MKLFLDNHFIAKIKNYSLAIITISLINSCATHKPQYGKNVSANENENATDTIKIAQTFYLVGDAGNADEAQAQQTLELLHKRLKKANKKSTLLFLGDNIYPKGFPSDNKSGDKALAETKLTNQLKLADGFKGKTIFIPGNHDWYSGIKGLELQADFVTKHLNDKKAFMPRKSCPIEDVKIDSTTTLVTIDSEWFLEDWDNHPTINDNCDIKTREAFFDELENILNKNQEKTVVLAIHHPLLSNGTHGGQFSLEKQLFPLEKKIPLPIIGSFINLLRKTSGVSPQDIQNKQYTIYAKRIKTLLQKQKNVIVVSGHDHNLQFISKENIQQIISGAGSKSEAARAINENDFSYGGNGYATLTLFKSGDAKVSFYGNDNNKEKLLFEREIIKAKEINWASDIPNSYPAKITTSIYSEKMTNKSLFHKFLFGQHYRKYYSMPIEAKVATVDTLMGGLKPIREGGGHQSVSLRMSDPKGREYVMRGMKKSATVFLQSVAFKDQYVVNDFEDTYAENFLFDFYTTSHPYAPFVIGSMSDQIGLLHTNPVLYYIPRQKGLGEFNSGFGDQLYMVEERPADNHLDGKNFGNPSNIIGTDDLMTNLHKDEKYSVDEKEYIKARLFDMLIGDWDRHSDQWRWAEYKKDGKVIYKPIPRDRDQAFAKYDGTLLSLLMNIPALRHMRTFKYKIDNVKWLSREPYPMDLAFLRTSGEKEWIEQAKFIQENLSDTEIENAFKKMPKEVQDGTVNEIIAKLKNRKRELQKYASRYSDVLSKTVMIAGTDKKDKFVLNHNAKKSIEIQVFRVKKEGDELQYSKTVTDAKTKNLWIYGLDDNDIFEVKGDQKSKIKVRLIGGQNNDTYNIENGRKVIVYDFKSKENTYNLDSKTQTQLTDDYDVNLYNYEKPKYNVVSGLPNIGFNPDDGVKVGINLNYTVNNFKQNPYTQRHVLNAFYYFATGGLEFNYAAHFPGLLGKWVIDVESLYTTPNFAMNYFGYGNESQYDDDVSLDYNRVRIRKFNASGAIRHVGRYGSEFSIQPMFQRMTVEQTEDRYIDIPNIVNPNVFDTQNYGGLKVKYLFKNSDFAAKPTLGMAFMVAATWTTNLSETKQNFPTLESFLGFTHKIDHNGKLVLATYFKGKAILNNNFEFYQGAALGGDTDLRGFRNERFLGSSYFSQSSDLRLSLGRIRKTIAPFTYGILGGFDYGRVWLDGEDSKKWHHDYGGGLWLNAINVLTARISYFKSPDEIGRVIFGAAYSF